A stretch of Perognathus longimembris pacificus isolate PPM17 chromosome 1, ASM2315922v1, whole genome shotgun sequence DNA encodes these proteins:
- the LOC125367926 gene encoding small nuclear ribonucleoprotein G-like, whose translation MSEAHPLELKKFMDKKLSLKLNGGRHVQGILCGFDPFMNLVIDECVEMATSRQQNNNGMVVIRGNSIIMLEALE comes from the coding sequence ATGAGTGAAGCTCACCCTCTCGAGCTAAAAAAATTTATGGATAAGAAGCTATCTTTGAAATTAAATGGTGGCAGACATGTCCAAGGAATATTGTGTGGATTTGATCCATTTATGAATCTGGTGATAGATGAATGTGTGGAGATGGCTACTAGTCGGCAACAGAACAATAATGGAATGGTGGTTATACGAGGAAATAGTATCATCATGTTAGAAGCCTTGGAATGA